Proteins from a genomic interval of Danio rerio strain Tuebingen ecotype United States chromosome 4, GRCz12tu, whole genome shotgun sequence:
- the znf1085 gene encoding uncharacterized protein znf1085 isoform X2, whose protein sequence is MAFIKEESEDVKIEETFTVKQEDLQEQTDLIEENEGRKEEEHHVKIEEKTHLQTDGILKRGDKNSFTCTQCGKSYGSKDYLKIHMMIHTGEKLFTCTRCGKSFSQSSNLNQHMRIHTGEKPFTCTQCGKSFNRSSSLNEHMMIHTGEKPFTCTQCGKSFGRNFDLKIHMMIHTGENPFRCTHCGKSFSQSSYLNQHMRIHTRENPFTCTQCGKSFHRSSSLNNHKTIHTREKPFTCTQCGKTFNNSSHLYEHMRIHTGEKPFTCTQCGKSFSLSSNLNRHMRIHTREKPFTCTQCGKSFICSSSLNLHIMSHTGEKLALKQRSQWTFFPMDFHSYARECVRQETKFVCQVSQFTALQSSSLVNSDLQNRIT, encoded by the exons acctaattgaagagaatgaggggagaaaagaggaggaacatcatgtcaaaattgaggaaaaaactcatttacagactgatggtattttgaaaaggggagacAAAAatagtttcacctgcactcagtgtggaaagagttatgGAAGTAAAGActatcttaagattcacatgatgatccacactggagagaaactattcac atgcactcggtgtgggaagagttttagccaatcatcaaacttaaatcaacacatgaggatccacactggagagaaaccattcacgtgcactcagtgtggaaagagttttaaccgatcatcatcccttaatgaacacatgatgattcataccggagagaaaccattcacatgcactcagtgtgggaagagttttggaagaaatttcgatcttaagattcacatgatgattcacactggagagaacccATTCAGATGCACgcattgtgggaagagttttagccaatcatcataccttaatcaacacatgaggatccacactagagagaacccattcacatgcactcagtgtgggaagagtttccaccgatcatcatcccttaataatcACAAGAcgatccacactagagagaaaccctTTACTTGCACCCAGTGTGGAAAGACCTTTAACAACTCATCACACCTTTATGAACACATgcgaatccacactggagagaaaccatttacatgcactcagtgtgggaagagtttcagcctatcatcaaaccttaatcgacacatgaggatccacactagagagaaaccattcacatgcactcagtgtgggaagagtttcatctgctcatcatcccttaatctacacattatgagccacactggagagaaacttgCACTTAAGCAGCGGTCACAATGGACTTTTTTCCCTATGgatttccattcatacgcacgggaATGTGTCAGACAGGAAACCAAGTTTGTgtgtcaagtttcgcagttcactgcattgcaaagttcaagcttggtgaactctgacctgcaaaatcgcatcacttga
- the znf1085 gene encoding uncharacterized protein znf1085 isoform X1 encodes MAFIKEESEDVKIEETFTVKQEDLQEQTDLIEENEGRKEEEHHVKIEEKTHLQTDGILKRGDKNSFTCTQCGKSYGSKDYLKIHMMIHTGEKLFTCPQCGKSFGRKRELKIHKRIHTGEKPYTCTRCGKSFSQSSNLNQHMRIHTGEKPFTCTQCGKSFNRSSSLNEHMMIHTGEKPFTCTQCGKSFGRNFDLKIHMMIHTGENPFRCTHCGKSFSQSSYLNQHMRIHTRENPFTCTQCGKSFHRSSSLNNHKTIHTREKPFTCTQCGKTFNNSSHLYEHMRIHTGEKPFTCTQCGKSFSLSSNLNRHMRIHTREKPFTCTQCGKSFICSSSLNLHIMSHTGEKLALKQRSQWTFFPMDFHSYARECVRQETKFVCQVSQFTALQSSSLVNSDLQNRIT; translated from the coding sequence acctaattgaagagaatgaggggagaaaagaggaggaacatcatgtcaaaattgaggaaaaaactcatttacagactgatggtattttgaaaaggggagacAAAAatagtttcacctgcactcagtgtggaaagagttatgGAAGTAAAGActatcttaagattcacatgatgatccacactggagagaaactattcacatgccctcagtgtgggaagagttttggaagaaaaaggGAACTTAAGATTCAcaagaggatccacactggagaaaaaccatacacatgcactcggtgtgggaagagttttagccaatcatcaaacttaaatcaacacatgaggatccacactggagagaaaccattcacgtgcactcagtgtggaaagagttttaaccgatcatcatcccttaatgaacacatgatgattcataccggagagaaaccattcacatgcactcagtgtgggaagagttttggaagaaatttcgatcttaagattcacatgatgattcacactggagagaacccATTCAGATGCACgcattgtgggaagagttttagccaatcatcataccttaatcaacacatgaggatccacactagagagaacccattcacatgcactcagtgtgggaagagtttccaccgatcatcatcccttaataatcACAAGAcgatccacactagagagaaaccctTTACTTGCACCCAGTGTGGAAAGACCTTTAACAACTCATCACACCTTTATGAACACATgcgaatccacactggagagaaaccatttacatgcactcagtgtgggaagagtttcagcctatcatcaaaccttaatcgacacatgaggatccacactagagagaaaccattcacatgcactcagtgtgggaagagtttcatctgctcatcatcccttaatctacacattatgagccacactggagagaaacttgCACTTAAGCAGCGGTCACAATGGACTTTTTTCCCTATGgatttccattcatacgcacgggaATGTGTCAGACAGGAAACCAAGTTTGTgtgtcaagtttcgcagttcactgcattgcaaagttcaagcttggtgaactctgacctgcaaaatcgcatcacttga